AGCGAAGGGAGGGGGTATTTCCGGCCGTTTGGGTGGCTCGATGAGAAGAAGGATGCCGGGCGGGCGGGAATTCCGGGAGAATTCGTCGTGGGTGAGCGATTTGACGATTTGGCAATAATTGACATCATGGCTATGGGCGCCCTCGGTTCGTGGCGGGTGAGCATTGCGGAGATGTAAGCCGCGCGCCTGCCAACTCCCTCCCAGGAAACCGCCGCCGGCTCCTCACCGGCGGCATCTCATTTCACCCACAAGAGAGAATCAATCCATCACTTCCCGTGGGCGCGTTTCTCGTTGCGGAGTCGCTTTAGCGAAGCATTGCGATGGCCACGAAAGCCAGAGCGACAGCGAGAACATCTTCAAGCAGGGCGGCGGGCAGATCGCGGCCGAACAGCTTTGCAGCAAGAGCTCTGCCTTTGGCACCGGCGAGTGTTCCAACCACGCTGCCGATAATGCCAACCAGAGCGCCCATCACAGGGTTCCCCTGCGAGAGCCCAATGGCCGAACCGGTGAGAGCGCCAATAACGATACGGGCGCCGAACTGCGGGGGAACGAGGCGGCTGGGAGTTTTGGGAAACTTATCGTTGATGATTTCTCCGATGGCCAGCACGCTCGAGATGTAGGACGTGATGCGATTACCTAAAAACGAGACCCAGGTTCCCTGAAGTGGGAGGTGCTGGCCGCTAGCTGCCCAGCTTACTGCGGCAAGACCCACGAGAGCGCGCAGACCACAAGCGACCCCCAACACGAAAGCGGCGATGAG
The DNA window shown above is from Acidobacterium capsulatum ATCC 51196 and carries:
- a CDS encoding DUF4126 family protein, with amino-acid sequence MSFLIAAFVLGVACGLRALVGLAAVSWAASGQHLPLQGTWVSFLGNRITSYISSVLAIGEIINDKFPKTPSRLVPPQFGARIVIGALTGSAIGLSQGNPVMGALVGIIGSVVGTLAGAKGRALAAKLFGRDLPAALLEDVLAVALAFVAIAMLR